TGACTGGCTGCAATGTCATGATGTTACCCTAAGGGAGCATAGAGAAAAGCATCAGGCTGTTGAATTGACCTATACCTGACACATGAGCTGGAAGTAGTCTGTTAATTGACAAAAGCAAATACTTGTCTTGACTCCTGGTTTATAATGGCTTTATTTAATTGACGGTGTCATATTAATGATATGGCATAAAAAAGACCATAGTTGCGCAGTGGTCTGTTCAACTATGGTCCTGTTAACTGGAGACTGACAATCCGTTGTACGGTTATCATCCGCGTTACCTGATAGGTTGTTATCAGTTTACCTGAAGGTAAGTCATTGATTGACAATGGCATCTATTTCATTCCCTTGAAGTAGCCTGCATCTGTCAGGATATTTCTGAGAATGTTCATACGCACGGTGCGCATGTCGATATCTTTATTTTCTGTTTCCAGGTTGAGGGCGAAGAAGGTAGGGTGGCCGTTTTCTTCGATCCAGCCAACGATCCAGCCGATTGCTTTTTTGCCAGCGAAGCCCATACCGGTTTTGTAGCTCAGTTCATATTCAGGCTTTTTTTCCATCAGCATGATCTGACGAACGTTCTGCATGGTCAGTTTATGGAAAGGCAGCTGATCAAAATATAATTTCTTGACGAAGCCCAGTTCTTCATCCGGAGAGATCTGCAGGGAGTTGTCCAGCCAGAAGGTATCGATCTTGCTGATCTTCATGTTACCGTACTTGATAGAGTCCAGCCATTTCTGCATCACAGGTTGGGTAATGCGGCGGGCTACTTCCTGGAAGTAGGGAACAGATGATACGCGGAAGGCCTGTTGCATGCTAAGGTCATGGTTCCATTCAGGATTTTCTCGGGTAACGCCATCCCAGGGAATAACGGTAGCGCTATCTTTCAGGACACCTGTTTCAAGGCCTACCAGGGAATTGAAGATCTTAAAGGTAGAAGCGGGGAGGAAGCGTTGCTGAGCACGTTCTACATTATATACTTTAAAGGTACCCTGGCTGTTGTTGAACAGCATGAAGCAACCTTCCACCTTATATTCGGCGAAGTATTTTTCCCAGCTTTTTTCGTTTTCAACATTATTCGGTGAGCAGGCATTCGCCAAAAAGGCGATCAGCAGCAGTATCCAGCCAGACTGTTTCATTATGCATTCTTGTTTAGTGGTGCAAAAGTAGATATTTAGTACTACAGGACGAAATGACAAGAGGATGCCAGCTGGCATCCTCCTGCATATCATATATAAAACATGTTATTTTATTACCCCGAGTTCCTTACCTACTTTAGTGAAAGCAGTAATGGCCTTGTCAAGGTGTTCCTGTTCGTGGGCAGCGCTCAACTGAACACGGATACGGGCCTGACCTTTCGGAACGACCGGGAAGAAGAAGCCAATTACGTAAATACCTTCTTTCAGCAGTTTGTCAGCAAATTGCTGGCTGAGCACCGCATCATACAGCATTACCGGAACGATCGGGTGGTCGCCCGGTTTGATATCGAAACCTGCTTCTGTCATTTTGGAACGGAAGTAACGGGTATTATACTCCAGTTTATCGCGCAGGGTAGTGGTAGCGCTCAGCATATCCAGTACGGAGATGGAAGCCCCTACGATGCTTGGTGCAACGGAGTTGGAGAACAGGTAAGGACGGCTACGCTGACGCAGCATGTCAATGATCTCTTTTTTACCACTGGTGAAACCGCCGGAGGCACCACCCAGGGCTTTACCCAGGGTACCAGTAATGATATCAATACGGCCCATTACGTTGCGGTATTCGTGGGTACCACGGCCGGTTTTGCCTAAGAAGCCGGAAGAGTGGCTTTCATCGATCATGACGATAGCGTCATATTTATCGGCCAGGTCACAGATCTTGTCCAGCTGGGCGATCGTACCGTCCATGCTGAATGATCCGTCTGTAACGATGATGCGGCTGCGCAGATGTGCGGACTCCTGGAGTTTAATTTCCAGGTCGGCCATATTATTATGCTCATAACGGTAGCGCTGTGCTTTACAGAGGCGCACACCGTCAATGATAGAGGCATGGTTCAGGGCGTCAGAGATGATTGCATCTTCTTCGCCGAAAAGAGGTTCGAATACGCCACCGTTTGCGTCGAAAGCGGCCGCATACAGGATGGTATCTTCTGTACCCAGGAAGGTGGCGATCTTCTGTTCCAGTTCACGGTGAATATCCTGTGTACCGCAGATGAAGCGTACGCTACTCATACCATATCCGTGGGTATCAATGGCATCTTTGGCCGCTTTTACCACATCAGGGTGGCTGGAAAGGCCCAGGTAGTTGTTCGCACAGAAGTTAACAACGGTATTACCGCCTACCTGTATTTCGGCGCCCTGTTCAGAAGTGATCACTCTTTCATTCTTAAAAAGTCCGGCGGAGCGTATTTCATCCAGTTCTTTTTGGATACGGGCAATGAATTTCTGGTTCATAAGTAGCAGATTTTTGTAACCTGGTCAAAGTTATAGGATTAAATGTATTACGAATCCCGCAGCTATGCCGGCATTTGTCATGGGTTACCAAAAAGTTTGACGAGGGTGTAACATTTGGGGACTGCTCTGCGTCATAGTAATGTCTGCGCCCTGGTCCCGTTTGTAGAGCCAGTGATGACGGGGGACCGGACAATGGCTGAATTTCCGCGCTACTGAAAAGGATGGCTGAGGCTATGCGGGAACTCACTGTCCGGGAGCGCGGGGCGTGTAGAACTGTAACGTACAGGTAAATAATGGGTTGGAACTGAGTAGCAGGATCGCGCATATAAAGTAATTGTCGGACATTAGCACTAAAATCCCGCAACACCCGGATGACGGAAAAGGAGTATAATCAATGCGTGAATCTGTACGCGGACAATCTCTTCCGGTTTATTGTTAAAAATTTAGACCATACTGAGGACGCTAGAGATGTGGTACAGAATGCGTTTGAAATATTGTGGAAGCACTGTAAAGATGTGCCTTTTGAGAAAGGTAAGTCATACCTTTTTACTGTGGCATACCACAATATGATAGACCATGTCCGTAAAGTGAAGCGAATTACGCTGGTGGATGAGTTTAAAGAAGAGACCAAGATTTCTGAACAAAGGATCCACGACGCAAGGAAAGTATTGGAAAAAGCATTGGACCGGCTGACTGATGTCCAGCGTTCCTTGATATTATTGAAAGATTACGAAGGATACAGTTATGAGGAGATAGGAGAGATCATGCAACTGAACCCGTCACAGGTAAAGGTTTATCTGCACAGGGCCAGGTTACATCTGAAACAGTACCTTATTAAGATGGAGAACGTGATCTAGAGAAGATCAGGGGAAACAAGTAATATTGCATTTTAATTATATGTCTTGATTTGGCAGTAAATATCAACATATCAAACTATGAGGAATTCCTGCTCAGCGCCATTGATGGTGAACTGACAGGAGAGGAGATGGTGGCACTTACCGTTTTCATGGACGAACATCCGGAAATACGTAGGGAAATGGAGCTGTTGGAGTCAACCAGGTTACAGCCAGATATGGATGTGAAGTTTGATGCGAAAGATATATTGTACCGTAAAGAAGATACCTTATCCGCGGACAATTACGAACGCTTCCTGCTCGATTATGTTGATAATGAATTAAATGCATCGGATAAAGCTGCGCTGGAAGTATTGGTCCGCCAGCATCCGCATATACAGAAGGAATTAAAACTTTTACAGGCCAGCCGGTTAATGCCCGATCTCTCTGTAACATTTGGAGATAAAACATCGCTGTACAGGAAGGAACGCACAAGGGTACGTCCATTGTGGTGGTGGAGTGCAGCGGCCGCAGTAGTAGCCGGTCTTTCATTCTGGCTTATTCCGGCCCAACGCACCGCTGAACCCGTACAGGTAGCCGTGAATCAGGGCACGGCTACCAATCGCGCAACACCTGCTCCGCAGGCAACCGTTCCGGCAACACCTGCTCCGGTGACGCTGCCATCAGTGGCAGATACAGACGTACCAGCGGTAGCCAGTCAGTCACAGGTCTCCGAAAAAACAGTACGGACACCTGTATCCAGGCCATCTGTTACACCAGCTGGGAACAATGGTCAGTCAGATGCTGCTGCCCTGGCCCGCAACAATGCTGACAGGACCGTAACCCGCCCGGCTTCGGTTACAAACGAATCTAAACAGGAAGAATCTGCTAATACTATACCTGATAACAGGGCCATCGCGCTGTCTAAGCTCCCACAACCGGTATCTACATCCGGTGAAGTGGTGCAACAGCTGCAGCAAAAGACTGATCAACAGGAAAGGATCCTGGCAGAAAATGCGGCTGCAATGACTGATAAGTCAGCCACAATGGCCAGTACGACGAAAGTGAACACTACAATGGCCACTTCCGGCGCCAGTACAGTTGCCGCCCCTGCCAATGTTAAAGGTGAACTGGTCGTAGCGGTGACCATGAACGGCGACAGCAAACTACTGAACGGGGTCGCTAACGTAGCCAGGTTCCTGTCCCGTAAAAAGAAATAATCAGAAAGAATGAATTTTTTTGATATGAAGTGTAAATGTTTACGCTATTTATTGTTACTGCTTATTGTAAGTGTTGGTGTACAAGCCCAGACGCCCGACAGCCTTGTTGAGACATTCCAGATAAAGGGAATGATCATCATGAAAGGAAAAGATGCAAAAGGCAAGCGCATCTTCAGGGTTTACAACGATACCGCTTACGCGCGAGAGCGATTAAAGAAGAACCTGCAAACCAGGTGGTTCGTAGTAGATGTTGGCTTCAACAACTACATCGACCGTAGCGATTACAGCGGAGCCGTAGCATTATCCTATTATGCAGCCCCTAACGGAATATCAGATAGTTATTCTAAATCCTATACCTATTCCGCAGCAGGCCTGAATACACTGGCGCCACGGGGGGGAAGCGCACCACTTACACCTTCGGAGTTCAAGCTGATTACCGGAAAGTCAATCAATGTTAACATTTGGCTGTTCCAGCAAAGGATGAACATCTACAAACACAAAGTGAATCTGATCTACGCCCTGGGAGTTGAAATGAACAACTACCGTTTTGCAAGAAATATCACTTATGTACCCGGATATCCGACTGAGATTATGCGGGATAATGTGAATTTCTCCAAGAACAAGCTGTTCGCCGAATACCTGAGCGTACCATTGATGCTGAACTTCAACAGTAACCCTGCCCGTCCGTCCAGAGCCTTTAAAATGGGTATGGGCGTAATGGGAGGTTATCTTGTGAAGGCACGTACCAAACAAATCAGTCGCGAAAGAGGGAAAGAGAAGAAAGTAGATGAGTTCAACCTGAATAAATGGAAATTAAGCCTTACTGGAGATATCGGGTATGGACCTCTCAAACTTTATGGTAATTTTGCGCTGACTCCGTTACATGATTATGGCCTGGAGCAGTATCCTTTCTCAATCGGGATACGTTTCAATAGCTTTTAACATTTTTTGGGGGATCAAAATCTTAGATGTATGCGTTCTTTTATTGCCTTTCTGGCCTGTACCGGATTTATTGTCTGGGCTCATTCATGTGACAAGAGAATTGTGGGGGTGAAGATCTATGCTAATAAATCGGGAGAGGACTTATTTAATGACGATCGTTATTCGTCCAATGACATGCTGTACAGACACCCTTACCTGTTTGCTAATGCACAGCAACCTGTAGCCCTGGATGCCCTGTTTGTTGATGTTCCGTACGAACATTCCCTGTATTTGTACTCACAAAGATAGGCCACTGCTCATCTTTAAGTTCCATTTAACATTACGCCCGGGGCACATCCGGACATTACCATTATATTTGGTAATGTTTATTTTATTTTCAAAAACCAATTCATGAACCTCATTAAAAAAGCAATCTGTCTATTGCTGCTAGCCTGTTCTATGTCTACAATGGCGGGCGCACAACAAAAGAAGTACGAATGGAAAGAGGGCACATCGGGAGGATATACTTACAAGTATATCGTAAATGATCCTATGAAGGCTCGCTTCTACACACTGAAAAACGGTCTTACTGTCATCCTTTCAGAAAACAAAAAAGACCCACGTATCCAGACCCTGATCGGTACACGCGCGGGTAGTAACAATGATCCGGCTGACCATACTGGGCTGGCGCATTACCTGGAACACCTGTTGTTCAAAGGTACCCAGCAGTACGGTTCCCTGGACTGGTCTAAGGAAAAACCTTACCTGGACCAGATCGAAGGCTTGTATGATACTTATAATCATACCACCGACGCCGGTGCCCGCAAAGCTGTCTATCACAAAATTGACAGCGTTTCAGGTCTGGCTGCAAAGTATGCCATCGCCAACGAGTACGACAAAATGATGTCAGGTATGGGTGCCCAGGGTACCAATGCACATACCTGGGTGGAAGAAACTATTTACGAAGAAGATATCCCTTCTAACGTTGTGGACAAATTCCTGGCTGTACAGGCAGAAAGATTTAAAGACCCGGTATTCCGCCTGTTCCATACAGAGCTGGAAGCGGTGTACGAAGAAAAGAACAGAGGTCTGGACAACGACGGCCGTAAATCTTACGAGCTGATGTTATCGTCCCTGTTCCCTACGCATAACTATGGTCAGCAAAGCACCATCGGCACAGTAGAGCACCTGAAAAATCCGAATCTGAAAGTGATCCGCGATTTCTATAACGCCTATTATGTGCCAGGTAACATGGCGATCGTCATGGCTGGTGATCTGGATGCTGACCAGGTTATCAAACAGATAGACAAAGCCTTCTCTTACATGCAGCCTAAGCCGGTAAAGGAGTATAAAGCGCCGGTGGAGAAACCGATGACTGCTCCTATTGTAAAAGAAGTATTTGGTCCTGATGCAGAGAACGTGATGATCGCGTTCCGTATGCCAGGTGCACTGGATGTGAAATCCACTGTATTACTGTCAGTGATCTCTGAAGTACTGAGTAACGGTAAAGCCGGTTTACTTGACCTTAATATCAATAAGCAGCAGAAAGTCCTGAAATCCGGTGCAAGCGTACTAGGGTGGAAAGACTACTCTGTATTTATGCTGAGCGGCAACGCCAAACAGGGACAGACACTGGAAGAAGTAAAAGATCTGCTACTCGGTCAGCTGGAAATCCTGAAGAAAGGTGAGTTTGACGAATCAATGGTGAAGGCTATTGTGAACAATGCTAAACTGGCTGAACTGACTGGCCTGGAAAGCAACAGCACACGTGCTAACGCTCTGATGGACGGCTTCATCAAGCACAGGGGAAAGAACTGGCAGACAGATGTCTCTTTCGTGGATGACATGGGTAAGGTGACCAAACAGCAGATTGTAGATTTTGCCAATAAATACCTAAATAACAACTATGTACTGCTGTACAAACGTAAAGGTGAAGACAAGAATATCCAGAAAGTAGAGAAACCTGCCATCACGCCTGTAGAGGTAAACCGTGAAGCCCAGTCTGCTTTCCTGAAACAGGTGAATGAAATGCCTGCTACCGGTATCAAGCCGCTGTGGCTGGACTATGATAAAGATATCCAGAAAGGTAAACTGGGTAATGCAGACGTGCTGTATGTGCAAAACAAAGACAATGGTCTTTTCCGTTTGTACTACCGTTTTGAAATGGGTAGCTGGAACAATAAACTGTATCCACTGGCAGCACAGTATCTGCAGTTCCTGGGAACTGACAAGTATACCACTGAGCAGATCAGTAAGGAGTTTTACAACATTGCCTGTAACTTTAACTTGTCAACAGGTACCGATGCGACCACTATCACGATCAGTGGTCTGCAGGAAAACTTTGATAAAGC
The DNA window shown above is from Chitinophaga agri and carries:
- a CDS encoding outer membrane beta-barrel protein, translated to MKCKCLRYLLLLLIVSVGVQAQTPDSLVETFQIKGMIIMKGKDAKGKRIFRVYNDTAYARERLKKNLQTRWFVVDVGFNNYIDRSDYSGAVALSYYAAPNGISDSYSKSYTYSAAGLNTLAPRGGSAPLTPSEFKLITGKSINVNIWLFQQRMNIYKHKVNLIYALGVEMNNYRFARNITYVPGYPTEIMRDNVNFSKNKLFAEYLSVPLMLNFNSNPARPSRAFKMGMGVMGGYLVKARTKQISRERGKEKKVDEFNLNKWKLSLTGDIGYGPLKLYGNFALTPLHDYGLEQYPFSIGIRFNSF
- the blaOXA gene encoding class D beta-lactamase produces the protein MKQSGWILLLIAFLANACSPNNVENEKSWEKYFAEYKVEGCFMLFNNSQGTFKVYNVERAQQRFLPASTFKIFNSLVGLETGVLKDSATVIPWDGVTRENPEWNHDLSMQQAFRVSSVPYFQEVARRITQPVMQKWLDSIKYGNMKISKIDTFWLDNSLQISPDEELGFVKKLYFDQLPFHKLTMQNVRQIMLMEKKPEYELSYKTGMGFAGKKAIGWIVGWIEENGHPTFFALNLETENKDIDMRTVRMNILRNILTDAGYFKGMK
- a CDS encoding M16 family metallopeptidase; translation: MNLIKKAICLLLLACSMSTMAGAQQKKYEWKEGTSGGYTYKYIVNDPMKARFYTLKNGLTVILSENKKDPRIQTLIGTRAGSNNDPADHTGLAHYLEHLLFKGTQQYGSLDWSKEKPYLDQIEGLYDTYNHTTDAGARKAVYHKIDSVSGLAAKYAIANEYDKMMSGMGAQGTNAHTWVEETIYEEDIPSNVVDKFLAVQAERFKDPVFRLFHTELEAVYEEKNRGLDNDGRKSYELMLSSLFPTHNYGQQSTIGTVEHLKNPNLKVIRDFYNAYYVPGNMAIVMAGDLDADQVIKQIDKAFSYMQPKPVKEYKAPVEKPMTAPIVKEVFGPDAENVMIAFRMPGALDVKSTVLLSVISEVLSNGKAGLLDLNINKQQKVLKSGASVLGWKDYSVFMLSGNAKQGQTLEEVKDLLLGQLEILKKGEFDESMVKAIVNNAKLAELTGLESNSTRANALMDGFIKHRGKNWQTDVSFVDDMGKVTKQQIVDFANKYLNNNYVLLYKRKGEDKNIQKVEKPAITPVEVNREAQSAFLKQVNEMPATGIKPLWLDYDKDIQKGKLGNADVLYVQNKDNGLFRLYYRFEMGSWNNKLYPLAAQYLQFLGTDKYTTEQISKEFYNIACNFNLSTGTDATTITISGLQENFDKAVALFEHLLKNCQPNEQALAALKGRIGKSRSDAKLNKGNILKGLASFAMYGDKNPFNNQLSQGDLDGVTAQQLVDILHDLPTYQHTVIYYGPQTLDAAIADISKQHQVPASPKAIPAAVKFEKISQDKNRVLFTNYDMVQSEVNWIRNAGTYNAENTALVSVFNGYFGGNMGSIVFQTIRESKALAYSTYAYYAAPEKKDGRYSVVAYVGSQADKMNDAVNGMNELLNDMPRSDKGFQTAKQSLKQDIETERITQDGIIFSYLAAKKLGLDTDYRKTVYAQIDGITYDNVKQFHDQNIANKPYTYCILASEKKVNADDLKKYGDVKVVTLEEIFGY
- a CDS encoding RNA polymerase sigma factor; this encodes MTEKEYNQCVNLYADNLFRFIVKNLDHTEDARDVVQNAFEILWKHCKDVPFEKGKSYLFTVAYHNMIDHVRKVKRITLVDEFKEETKISEQRIHDARKVLEKALDRLTDVQRSLILLKDYEGYSYEEIGEIMQLNPSQVKVYLHRARLHLKQYLIKMENVI
- the kbl gene encoding glycine C-acetyltransferase, producing MNQKFIARIQKELDEIRSAGLFKNERVITSEQGAEIQVGGNTVVNFCANNYLGLSSHPDVVKAAKDAIDTHGYGMSSVRFICGTQDIHRELEQKIATFLGTEDTILYAAAFDANGGVFEPLFGEEDAIISDALNHASIIDGVRLCKAQRYRYEHNNMADLEIKLQESAHLRSRIIVTDGSFSMDGTIAQLDKICDLADKYDAIVMIDESHSSGFLGKTGRGTHEYRNVMGRIDIITGTLGKALGGASGGFTSGKKEIIDMLRQRSRPYLFSNSVAPSIVGASISVLDMLSATTTLRDKLEYNTRYFRSKMTEAGFDIKPGDHPIVPVMLYDAVLSQQFADKLLKEGIYVIGFFFPVVPKGQARIRVQLSAAHEQEHLDKAITAFTKVGKELGVIK
- a CDS encoding RodZ family helix-turn-helix domain-containing protein: MAVNINISNYEEFLLSAIDGELTGEEMVALTVFMDEHPEIRREMELLESTRLQPDMDVKFDAKDILYRKEDTLSADNYERFLLDYVDNELNASDKAALEVLVRQHPHIQKELKLLQASRLMPDLSVTFGDKTSLYRKERTRVRPLWWWSAAAAVVAGLSFWLIPAQRTAEPVQVAVNQGTATNRATPAPQATVPATPAPVTLPSVADTDVPAVASQSQVSEKTVRTPVSRPSVTPAGNNGQSDAAALARNNADRTVTRPASVTNESKQEESANTIPDNRAIALSKLPQPVSTSGEVVQQLQQKTDQQERILAENAAAMTDKSATMASTTKVNTTMATSGASTVAAPANVKGELVVAVTMNGDSKLLNGVANVARFLSRKKK